From a region of the Daphnia pulicaria isolate SC F1-1A chromosome 1, SC_F0-13Bv2, whole genome shotgun sequence genome:
- the LOC124321232 gene encoding E3 ubiquitin-protein ligase CBL-B-B-like isoform X1, translating into MDLAERFQNKLSMASRHSPHQQQAVPNGQQNQQQNKNITSLLSKLHGAFAEAMAPPKLMIDRRALEKTWKLMDKVVKLCQHSKMNLKNSPPFILDILPDTYQHLRLIYTKYEDNMVALNNEEYFKVFIENLMRKCKQAIKLFKEGKEKMFDENSHYRRNLTKLSLVFSHMLSELKALFPGGMFAGGQFRITKSDAADFWRNSFEDRTIVAWKIFRQTLHEAHPISSGLEAMALKSTIDLTCNDYISNFEFDVFTRLFQPWSTLLRNWQILAVTHPGYVAFLTYDEVKARLQKYILKPGSYVFRLSCTRLGQWAIGYVTADGTILQTIPQNKSLCQALLDGFREGFYLFPDGRSVNPDLSWAVAATPEDHIQVTQEQYELYCEMGSTFQLCKICAENDKDVRIEPCGHLLCTPCLSSWQESEGQGCPFCRAEIKGTELVVVDPFEPSKNNIRSVLNSANNNSALNIAIGNESIGHEEVPLMMSKMDNLKKSRQNQLPSTSTINSVAPPLPPRRSSPVTLSGQSYQRSAIEVLTDPIRRTHHQLDRRAQKSRTGLIWINAKSTQRLSPSMAFPVASVKCRSCPTLCSLEDD; encoded by the exons ATGGATTTAGCTGAACGGTTTCAGAACAAACTGAGCATGGCATCAAGACACAGTCCGCATCAACAGCAGGCTGTACCAAATGGCCAGCAAAATCAACAGCAAAATAAGAACATAACTTCACTCTTGTCAAAACTGCATGGAGCATTTGCTGAAGCAATGGCTCCTCCTAAGTTAATGATTGACCGTCGTGCTCTAGAAAAAACATGGAAACTTATGGATAAAGTTGTTAAACTATGCCAACATTCTAAAATGAATCTGAAGAACTCTCCGCCATTTATCCTTGACATACTTCCAGACACCTACCAGCACCTGCGCCTCATCTACACAAAGTATGAGGACAACATGGTTGCACTTAACAATGAAGAATATTTCAAAGTGTTCATTGAAAACCTCATGCGAAAGTGCAAACAAGCAATCAAACTATTTAAGGAAGGGAAGGAAAAGATGTTTGATGAAAATTCTCATTATCGTCGTAATTTAACAAAGCTCAGTTTGGTGTTCAGTCACATGCTAAGTGAATTAAAAGCACTTTTTCCTGGTGGAATGTTTGCTGGTGGTCAATTCAGAATTACCAAAAGTGATGCTGCTGACTTTTGGAGAAATTCGTTTGAAGACAG GACCATAGTTGCATGGAAGATTTTCCGGCAAACCTTGCACGAGGCCCATCCGATTAGTTCCGGACTTGAAGCTATGGCTTTAAAATCAACTATCGATTTAACCTGCAACGACTACATCTCCAACTTCGAGTTTGATGTGTTTACTAG ATTATTTCAACCATGGTCCACTTTATTAAGAAACTGGCAAATTTTAGCCGTCACTCATCCAGGCTACGTAGCGTTTCTGACCTATGATGAAGTAAAAGCAAGACTACAAAAGTATATTCTTAAACCCGGAAg CTACGTTTTTCGATTAAGTTGCACTCGTTTGGGCCAGTGGGCTATTGGATACGTCACGGCAGATGGCACAATTTTACAGACAATTCCTCAAAACAAGTCTCTTTGCCAAGCATTACTTGACGGATTTAGAGAAGGATT CTATCTGTTTCCTGACGGACGGTCTGTAAATCCTGATCTAAGCTGGGCTGTAGCTGCAACGCCTGAAGATCACATCCAAGTAACCCAGGAACAGTATGAGCTCTACTGCGAAATGGGATCGACATTTCAGTTGTGCAAGATTTGTGCCGAAAACGATAAAGATGTACGCATTGAGCCCTGTGGTCACTTGCTCTGCACACCTTGCCTTTCATCTTGGCAG GAGTCTGAAGGCCAGGGCTGTCCCTTTTGTCGTGCGGAAATTAAGGGAACAGAACTGGTGGTTGTTGATCCTTTTGAACCAAGCAAGAACAACATTCGATCCGTATTGAATTCTGCTAATAATAACAGTGCTCTCAATATTGCCATCGGAAACGAGTCCATCGGACATGAAGAG GTACCCCTAATGATGTCTAAAATGGATAACTTAAAGAAATCTCGTCAAAATCAGTTGCCTTCTACATCAACAATCAACTCTGTGGCCCCTCCGTTGCCTCCGCGACGATCTTCGCCGGTGACATTATCTGGACAATCATACCAGAG GTCTGCTATAGAAGTGTTAACTGACCCTATACGTCGAACTCACCATCAACTAGACAGAAGAG CTCAAAAGTCAAGAACTGGATTAATATGGATTAATGCGAAATCAACACAGCGACTTTCACCATCGATGGCTTTTCCAGTAGCTTCAGTGAAGTGTAGATCTTGCCCCACTCTTTGTTCGTTAGAAGATGATTAA
- the LOC124321232 gene encoding E3 ubiquitin-protein ligase CBL-B-B-like isoform X2, with protein MDLAERFQNKLSMASRHSPHQQQAVPNGQQNQQQNKNITSLLSKLHGAFAEAMAPPKLMIDRRALEKTWKLMDKVVKLCQHSKMNLKNSPPFILDILPDTYQHLRLIYTKYEDNMVALNNEEYFKVFIENLMRKCKQAIKLFKEGKEKMFDENSHYRRNLTKLSLVFSHMLSELKALFPGGMFAGGQFRITKSDAADFWRNSFEDRTIVAWKIFRQTLHEAHPISSGLEAMALKSTIDLTCNDYISNFEFDVFTRLFQPWSTLLRNWQILAVTHPGYVAFLTYDEVKARLQKYILKPGSYVFRLSCTRLGQWAIGYVTADGTILQTIPQNKSLCQALLDGFREGFYLFPDGRSVNPDLSWAVAATPEDHIQVTQEQYELYCEMGSTFQLCKICAENDKDVRIEPCGHLLCTPCLSSWQESEGQGCPFCRAEIKGTELVVVDPFEPSKNNIRSVLNSANNNSALNIAIGNESIGHEEKSRQNQLPSTSTINSVAPPLPPRRSSPVTLSGQSYQRSAIEVLTDPIRRTHHQLDRRAQKSRTGLIWINAKSTQRLSPSMAFPVASVKCRSCPTLCSLEDD; from the exons ATGGATTTAGCTGAACGGTTTCAGAACAAACTGAGCATGGCATCAAGACACAGTCCGCATCAACAGCAGGCTGTACCAAATGGCCAGCAAAATCAACAGCAAAATAAGAACATAACTTCACTCTTGTCAAAACTGCATGGAGCATTTGCTGAAGCAATGGCTCCTCCTAAGTTAATGATTGACCGTCGTGCTCTAGAAAAAACATGGAAACTTATGGATAAAGTTGTTAAACTATGCCAACATTCTAAAATGAATCTGAAGAACTCTCCGCCATTTATCCTTGACATACTTCCAGACACCTACCAGCACCTGCGCCTCATCTACACAAAGTATGAGGACAACATGGTTGCACTTAACAATGAAGAATATTTCAAAGTGTTCATTGAAAACCTCATGCGAAAGTGCAAACAAGCAATCAAACTATTTAAGGAAGGGAAGGAAAAGATGTTTGATGAAAATTCTCATTATCGTCGTAATTTAACAAAGCTCAGTTTGGTGTTCAGTCACATGCTAAGTGAATTAAAAGCACTTTTTCCTGGTGGAATGTTTGCTGGTGGTCAATTCAGAATTACCAAAAGTGATGCTGCTGACTTTTGGAGAAATTCGTTTGAAGACAG GACCATAGTTGCATGGAAGATTTTCCGGCAAACCTTGCACGAGGCCCATCCGATTAGTTCCGGACTTGAAGCTATGGCTTTAAAATCAACTATCGATTTAACCTGCAACGACTACATCTCCAACTTCGAGTTTGATGTGTTTACTAG ATTATTTCAACCATGGTCCACTTTATTAAGAAACTGGCAAATTTTAGCCGTCACTCATCCAGGCTACGTAGCGTTTCTGACCTATGATGAAGTAAAAGCAAGACTACAAAAGTATATTCTTAAACCCGGAAg CTACGTTTTTCGATTAAGTTGCACTCGTTTGGGCCAGTGGGCTATTGGATACGTCACGGCAGATGGCACAATTTTACAGACAATTCCTCAAAACAAGTCTCTTTGCCAAGCATTACTTGACGGATTTAGAGAAGGATT CTATCTGTTTCCTGACGGACGGTCTGTAAATCCTGATCTAAGCTGGGCTGTAGCTGCAACGCCTGAAGATCACATCCAAGTAACCCAGGAACAGTATGAGCTCTACTGCGAAATGGGATCGACATTTCAGTTGTGCAAGATTTGTGCCGAAAACGATAAAGATGTACGCATTGAGCCCTGTGGTCACTTGCTCTGCACACCTTGCCTTTCATCTTGGCAG GAGTCTGAAGGCCAGGGCTGTCCCTTTTGTCGTGCGGAAATTAAGGGAACAGAACTGGTGGTTGTTGATCCTTTTGAACCAAGCAAGAACAACATTCGATCCGTATTGAATTCTGCTAATAATAACAGTGCTCTCAATATTGCCATCGGAAACGAGTCCATCGGACATGAAGAG AAATCTCGTCAAAATCAGTTGCCTTCTACATCAACAATCAACTCTGTGGCCCCTCCGTTGCCTCCGCGACGATCTTCGCCGGTGACATTATCTGGACAATCATACCAGAG GTCTGCTATAGAAGTGTTAACTGACCCTATACGTCGAACTCACCATCAACTAGACAGAAGAG CTCAAAAGTCAAGAACTGGATTAATATGGATTAATGCGAAATCAACACAGCGACTTTCACCATCGATGGCTTTTCCAGTAGCTTCAGTGAAGTGTAGATCTTGCCCCACTCTTTGTTCGTTAGAAGATGATTAA